The genomic window NNNNNNNNNNNNNNNNNNNNNNNNNNNNNNNNNNNNNNNNNNNNNNNNNNNNNNNNNNNNNNNNNNNNNNNNNNNNNNNNNNNNNNNNNNNNNNNNNNNNNNNNNNNNNNNNNNNNNNNNNNNNNNNNNNNNNNNNNNNNNNNNNNNNNNNNNNNNNNNNNNNNNNNNNNNNNNNNNNNNNNNNNNNNNNNNNNNNNNNNNNNNNNNNNNNNNNNNNNNNNNNNNNNNNNNNNNNNNNNNNNNNNNNNNNNNNNNNNNNNNNNNNNNNNNNNNNNNNNNNNNNNNNNNNNNNNNNNNNNNNNNNNNNNNNNNNNNNNNNNNNNNNNNNNNNNNNNNNNNNNNNNNNNNNNNNNNNNNNNNNNNNNNNNNNNNNNNNNNNNNNNNNNNNNNNNNNNNNNNNNNNNNNNNNNNNNNNNNNNNNNNNNNNNNNNNNNNNNNNNNNNNNNNNNNNNNNNNNNNNNNNNNNNNNNNNNNNNNNNNNNNNNNNNNNNNNNNNNNNNNNNNNNNNNNNNNNNNNNNNNNNNNNNNNNNNNNNNNNNNNNNNNNNNNNNNNNNNNNNNNNNNNNNNNNNNNNNNNNNNNNNNNNNNNNNNNNNNNNNNNNNNNNNNNNNNNNNNNNNNNNNNNNNNNNNNNNNNNNNNNNNNNNNNNNNNNNNNNNNNNNNNNNNNNNNNNNNNNNNNNNNNNNNNNNNCGAAAGGTCAGTGGGAGTAAGTTTATCTTTCtagtcttatatgttgatgatattttgcTTGCAACAAATAACTTGGGAATGTTGCGTGAGACTAAAGAATATCTTTCTAGAAACTTTGAAATGAAAGATATGGGAGAGNNNNNNNNNNNNNNNNNNNNNNNNNNNNNNNNNNNNNNNNNNNNNNNNNNNNNNNNNNNNNNNNNNNNNNNNNNNNNNNNNNNNNNNNNNNNNNNNNNNNNNNNNNNNNNNNNNNNNNNNNNNNNNNNNNNNNNNNNNNNNNNNNNNNNNNNNNNNNNNNNNNNNNNNNNNNNNNNNNNNNNNNNNNNNNNNNNNNNNNNNNNNNNNNNNNNNNNNNNNNNNNNNNNNNNNNNNNNNNNNNNNNNNNNNNNNNNNNNNNNNNNNNNNNNNNNNNNNNNNNNNNNNNNNNNNNNNNNNNNNNNNNNNNNNNNNNNNNNNNNNNNNNNNNNNNNNNAAGTTCGGAAACAAAGAGTGTCCATAGAACATGTTAGAACAGAACTTATGATTGCTGATCCATTGACTAAAGGATTGCAACGAAAGACATTTAAGGAACATGTACATAGAATGGGTCTTGGTTCTTCTGAATGATGCTAACACTCTGAGCTCACtatgtttatttatgtattttctgAACATTGATAGTTTGTTGTTTCTAGTTAAAGTAATATTATTTTATGAGTTATAACATAATGATCTAGAAACTTTATGGGACCGATATAAAATTGTGTTATTTCTGTAACTTGTGTAGTAAGATGCTAGTGGTTGTAGTATATGGAAAGAAATGTGTTTCATATTAAATGCATGACTACCATAACTCACACAAAGTATTTTACCATATTAAAGCAATTATGTAATGTGTAAGAATATGATTACACTTAGGCCAAGTGGGAGAATGTTGGAAGTTTATTGTAATTTATACTTCTGTTGTGGCCTAATTGTAATTATCTATAAACTATTAATGATTTAATCTCATCCGTTAATTCTAATGTTTGATGGACGCATTAGATTCAAAGATAATAACACATAAAAGGTGGTCCTCTCTCTGCCTCAATACACACGACGTCTTTACAGTTTCCACTCACTGAAAAATATTGAGAAACTGCCATCTTGATGAACGTCTGGaagaaaggaaagagagagaAACCAGTGTTGAAGTTCAACTCTACTGTAACCAAAACTCTGCAAAATCAATCTTAAAGTTCAACTCTACCGTAATCAGGACTTGTTATGGCAACCAATCCAGGTATGAAAATCACAACTTTTAAGATCCTAATTAACACTTCCGCTAAAATAGGCTTACAAGAACATGACATACCCTACTGTCTTGTTCTTCCCCTGTGCCGCCAAACTCGTCGGGAAGTGACAGTAAACTCTTAGTAAACATAACCGACTTCAAGTTAGGGTCATGATGACTAATTCTTAGAGACTCCACCGATACACCTTTATTGCTGACTTTGACCAACTCATTGTTTTTTGTGGCAACAAGTTCACCTTTAGTGAAACACAAATGCTGGATTCCATAGATTCCATTAGCACAAGTAAACACAACATTGAACTTCGTCCAAGATAACTCTTTCATTACCCAGATCTCAATCTTCTGGTCTGTGAATTTCAAGATAGATATCCCAAGATATTCAGCAAACAGCTTAAACGGTGGGCAATGGACTGACGTTGGCAATGACACCATTGATAGATGATTTTCGGCTAAGTCGAAGGCAACAATCGTCAAATCCAAGTGCTTATCTTTAAAGGCTAACCAATAAAGAACCCTGTTCCAAAACAGTGCACAATCAACGGTAGGTAATCAAATGGGGAGGAAGATGGCCACACTCAATTTCTTTCCAAGAATTGGTTCTAACAGAGAAACACTCCCACTGAGGTCTCCATTTACGTGCATCATCCCATCCTACTACTACTAAATAATCATCACTAGATTCATCATAGCCAAGACCACCCCATGAATAAGTTGCCGAGCCAAACCCATCGAAAAAAGAGCATCAGGGTCAGGGATTGATTTGTGAGAACCAGTTACAGGGTTCCACAGAAGGAGTGCAGCGCCATCAACATGAATGCGTAACAGTATGAAGCCCTTGCATGAACCTAGAATACTAAGGTTGAAATGACGACAACTTAGAGGAAGCTGAAGCGCGTAATCGCAGAGAATCGAAGCTTCCACATCTACACAATGAGCCTCGGGAACCTCACTCGACAAGTACAGAAGCCTAGTGTTCTTATTGGGGGGTGCGACATCAGCAGCATCATAATTCAAATTTGCAAAGCGTGAATTGGAGATCAGAGAAAGCCATTGTTTAGAGACGCACCTGAACCGAATTAG from Arachis ipaensis cultivar K30076 chromosome B09, Araip1.1, whole genome shotgun sequence includes these protein-coding regions:
- the LOC107615040 gene encoding putative F-box protein At1g71320, which produces MKREAEAEVLLPELVEKILIWLPVKSLIRFRCVSKQWLSLISNSRFANLNYDAADVAPPNKNTRLLYLSSEVPEAHCVDVEASILCDYALQLPLSCRHFNLSILGSCKGFILLRIHVDGAALLLWNPVTGSHKSIPDPDALFSMGLARVLYWLAFKDKHLDLTIVAFDLAENHLSMVSLPTSVHCPPFKLFAEYLGISILKFTDQKIEIWVMKELSWTKFNVVFTCANGIYGIQHLCFTKGELVATKNNELVKVSNKGVSVESLRISHHDPNLKSVMFTKSLLSLPDEFGGTGEEQDSRSFGYSRVELQHWFLSLSFLPDVHQDGSFSIFFSEWKL